The following are encoded in a window of Perca fluviatilis chromosome 21, GENO_Pfluv_1.0, whole genome shotgun sequence genomic DNA:
- the nrbf2b gene encoding nuclear receptor-binding factor 2b isoform X2 codes for MKTTECKQACLSMELQRDSHIKQQRLIQERLKREARREATKARPGQVQLSGSPALPSQAQSAGQLQPHGSPGLSAEEGVGIREREYDTLLYQLQTRQTGGCQPLTPPCPGSKTTKDDKTRLEEQQTTINDLRRLVDQLMNENQRLASENKQLQSENARLRSEACEAADFVERSELWVLPQTGGAMGTGGGQERKSTGKGKEIAIPQLPPLEMPAQEDLCLDDLPPLELPEDIQNELQELLDRDKL; via the exons ATGAAGACAACCGAGTGTAAGCAG GCCTGTCTGTCCATGGAGCTGCAAAGGGACAGTCATATCAAACAGCAGCGACTGATCCAAGAGCGCTTGAAGAGAGAGGCTCGCCGTGAGGCAACAAAGGCCCGACCTGGCCAGGTGCAGCTCTCCGGCAGCCCAGCCCTCCCGTCTCAAGCCCAGTCCGCCGGCCAGCTCCAGCCCCACGGTTCCCCAGGCCTCTCGGCTGAAGAGGGTGTAGGAATCAGGGAGAGGGAGTACGACACCTTGCTCTACCAACTTCAGACTCGGCAGACTGGCGGCTGCCAGCCTTTGACTCCACCATGCCCTGGATCTAAGACCACCAAGGACGACAAAACTCGCCTGGAAGAACAACAGACCACAATCAATGACCTGCGGCGCCTGGTCGACCAACTAATGAATGAAAACCAGCGGCTAGCAAGCGAGAACAAGCAGTTACAATCGGAAAACGCCCGGCTGCGCTCAGAGGCATGCGAGGCGGCAGACTTTGTGGAGCGCTCGGAGCTCTGGGTGCTCCCTCAAACAGGTGGCGCTATGGGAACAGGGGGTGGGCAGGAGAGGAAAAGCACAGGGAAGGGAAAGGAGATCGCAATCCCTCAGCTGCCACCGCTGGAGATGCCAGCTCAGGAAGATCTGTGTTTGGATGATCTGCCTCCTCTGGAGCTGCCAGAGGACATCCAGAATGAACTACAGGAGCTACTGGACAGGGACAAACTGTGA
- the nrbf2b gene encoding nuclear receptor-binding factor 2b isoform X1, with protein sequence MEVVDSPLNLAHQQCRKADRLLVAGKYEEAISCHGKAADLLTNAMKTTECKQACLSMELQRDSHIKQQRLIQERLKREARREATKARPGQVQLSGSPALPSQAQSAGQLQPHGSPGLSAEEGVGIREREYDTLLYQLQTRQTGGCQPLTPPCPGSKTTKDDKTRLEEQQTTINDLRRLVDQLMNENQRLASENKQLQSENARLRSEACEAADFVERSELWVLPQTGGAMGTGGGQERKSTGKGKEIAIPQLPPLEMPAQEDLCLDDLPPLELPEDIQNELQELLDRDKL encoded by the exons ATGGAGGTCGTGGACAGCCCGCTTAATCTC GCTCATCAGCAGTGCAGGAAGGCAGACCGTTTGCTGGTGGCTGGAAAGTATGAAGAGGCCATCTCCTGTCATGGAAAAGCAGCAG atctTTTGACAAATGCAATGAAGACAACCGAGTGTAAGCAG GCCTGTCTGTCCATGGAGCTGCAAAGGGACAGTCATATCAAACAGCAGCGACTGATCCAAGAGCGCTTGAAGAGAGAGGCTCGCCGTGAGGCAACAAAGGCCCGACCTGGCCAGGTGCAGCTCTCCGGCAGCCCAGCCCTCCCGTCTCAAGCCCAGTCCGCCGGCCAGCTCCAGCCCCACGGTTCCCCAGGCCTCTCGGCTGAAGAGGGTGTAGGAATCAGGGAGAGGGAGTACGACACCTTGCTCTACCAACTTCAGACTCGGCAGACTGGCGGCTGCCAGCCTTTGACTCCACCATGCCCTGGATCTAAGACCACCAAGGACGACAAAACTCGCCTGGAAGAACAACAGACCACAATCAATGACCTGCGGCGCCTGGTCGACCAACTAATGAATGAAAACCAGCGGCTAGCAAGCGAGAACAAGCAGTTACAATCGGAAAACGCCCGGCTGCGCTCAGAGGCATGCGAGGCGGCAGACTTTGTGGAGCGCTCGGAGCTCTGGGTGCTCCCTCAAACAGGTGGCGCTATGGGAACAGGGGGTGGGCAGGAGAGGAAAAGCACAGGGAAGGGAAAGGAGATCGCAATCCCTCAGCTGCCACCGCTGGAGATGCCAGCTCAGGAAGATCTGTGTTTGGATGATCTGCCTCCTCTGGAGCTGCCAGAGGACATCCAGAATGAACTACAGGAGCTACTGGACAGGGACAAACTGTGA